A window of Malania oleifera isolate guangnan ecotype guangnan chromosome 2, ASM2987363v1, whole genome shotgun sequence genomic DNA:
GATGTAGGAGAGGAGTAGGGAAGAAGGAGATGAAGGAAGAGAGATAAGGGGAGATATAAGGGGAAATCACACGTTCAACTCAATTAAAATTTCATCAACAAAGAACTTCTCCTACATggttttcacacactatttataagaaagcccaTAATACAGAAAATTGCACATATACCCCCAAAACTACATGGAATAATAAACAAgccctaaaatacacaaatattacaagcAAGCCCCCAATTCACCTAATTTTATACAAATTAAACTAAACACCATAAACTATTAACTAAACCCAGCAATCCCTTAATCCAATTCTTCtaaattattctccaacaaggatcttccaaggtcttgcttcttatCCTACATCAGGCAGTCTCTGAATTGTTAAAGCAGAGTACAAAGATCTGAGGAATTAATACTCTTATTCATCCTGCCCCCACCATCCAGGCAGAATTTATTCTCGACGATCTTCCTTCAATAAGCATTATCCTCCACTACAAATCTCCAAAGCTAGTTACTAAGGAAGGTCTGATTGAAGTCTTGAGGACACGTTGCCCGCAAACTACCATCTTTAATGCTAGAGCAGATTTTATTCCAATCCACCAATTGAATTTTGAGCATTCTCACTATCATCCCATAAAAAATCCAGCTGCAGCCTTTCAAGTTTCTTAGCTAAAGAAGTTGGAATTGTGAAAATGGACAAGTGGGCTGGCCAGGGTACTCCAAACTAAAGTTATTCTGCCTTCTTTAGAGAGAGTATTTCCTTCTACCCTGCAAACATTTTTTGAAGTCCTCAATGATGCTGTCCTAGGCATTCTGGGCTTTGAAAGAGGCCCTGATGGCATCCCCTAATACATTGTGTGGAGCTTACCCTCATTACAATCCAGTTGTCCTTTTGCTCGTTTAAAATTTACCTTGATATTCGATACTGCTTCAAACCACAGAAAAGCATACCTCAAATACCTGAGttgctcctcctcctcctccccacAGAATGTAACTTGTGTCATCTGCAAAAAGTAGGTAACAACTAATCCTAACTTACTATCCATTCCTACATTGAAATCTCTGGGGAAGCTGCCTTCATTTGTCCTCCGGATCATATATGAGAGCTCTTCCATAACTTGAGTGGACAACAAAGTATGGGAATAAGGGGGTCTCCATGTTTTAGTTCTATGGAGAAAATCTGTAGGGGCACCATTAATATGCACTGAGCAATGGATTGAGAGGATGCAGAATCTATCACCAGAACCCATTCTCTCTATAAGGTATAATAGGAAATGCCTGCATGTGGTGGAAAGCCATCTCGATGTCCATTTGCAAATTAGGACAGATTCATTCCTTCTAGTTTTGGAACTCCCACAATAATTTGCCACAAGCCTGCATCCAAAAATTTGCTTAACTTCAAGCTCACTATTTCCATCACCTCCTTGGGTCTTAGAGCCAGCAAGTAGTAAGTATTGCAAACCAGGCAGATGATCTGAATGCCTTGTATTACTAGCTCCCCACCCCTCTCCTCTTCGTAGAGATTACCACAATGAAGGCAGAATTGAGGCTCCTTCAAAAATTTCCTTGTCAATAAAATTGAATTAAGATGGCCAGAACTTCATTCTTTATAACTATTTGATGAAAACTATGGATACGTCATAAGGGTGAAGAGCCTCATCACCTTGTCAAACATCAAGAGCTCCCACCATCAGTATGCTTAATGGGGCTACACTATCTGTATCTAGTCTGGTTCTCCAATGAGCCAATTTGGAGTAGAGCTCCCTGCAAAAGTTCATCACCTCTTCTGCAATACTATTTTCTCAGTGAAAGTGACTCCTCTAATGTTTATACTGTCGATGTAGTCGGCTCTTCTATGAAAGTTCACTGCCCTATGGAAGAATGCTGTTTTTTCCCCCATGGCAAGCCAAAGAGCTCAATACTTGATGCTTCGGAAGCCCTCCAACTTCCCCCTTCTTCTATATCTTTAGGGATCATTTGGAGCCActaatacagaagtgtttttcaggaaaaaaaagTGTTCAATTAAATAAGTGCCGAACTGGAAAAGTAGtgaaagttataagtggtgtttggttgtgttcaaaataagtggtatttggatacttacttttattatagggtacTCTATGGtgttttttaaacatattttaaattaaaaatattaatatttttaattaacaatttcactaataactattttaattatttatattttaaatttaaatatttactattagaaaaataatataagattattatttttaattaataataatattattagtaatgtatatttataacatattactatcatttgaaattatgataaaaataatattattaattaaatttaaaatattaatttatttattgttaCTTTAAATTAAAAAGTAGTTCTTGTTCAATTcataattgaattataataactaatatgtatttttaaatatattttatataaaaatattaatatttatataattaaaattttaattacattaagtatataattaaaaattaaatattttctatttgcTAAAATAagataatattatttattaattaactataATCTTGtcattaatgtatatttataacatatgattatcacattaatttatgatagaaaaaatattaataactaaattaaaatttttagtttatttaatgttaatttaaatttatagatggttcttttatTCATTCcagaatttaattattttttattaataatttataagttattatgcataataaaataatatattattaatttttaattaataattttgttaactgttatttttaattaaattttgaatattttattaagtaaaattaatataatattattttttgattgatagtaagtatttataaaatatgattataatattaatttaatattgttaattaaattagtattttaaattttaattttagtttaaattaataactggtttttcttcttcattttaaaattgaattgtgtttcattaataattaatatatattataatacataataaaataatatatgattatcttttaatatattttttaaattataaaatagccactaaatttataatatttacaaaattgGCCCTGCCTATGAATAGTGTCACTTATAAGTGACCAAAAAGCTATCTTACATTGCTTATCAAAATTCAATTAAATAGTTCTTAAAAAAGTGATTTTGGAAAAGTATTTATTGCAGTAAGTGTTTGTTGTGGTGCAAGCCAAAGGCCACTTGTAAAAGTggttattttaagtgataagtgctataaacactttttttaagtgctcccaaacGGGGGCTTAGTAGTAGTCTTTGCTTGATGATTTTTATTGACTTCTACATTAGCTAACTTTTTTGTGtaaaatatttactattttaacCAATGCCTCAGTTTACTCTATCGAGTGCCTAGGGCCTCACATGGTAGGAGGTCTTACGCTGTTGCACCTTATGAGTGCCTTGAGCTTTTGACATTTGACAACATTGCTGTTAAGTGGAAACCTGTGGTGAGGTGTTATGCACTAAGAGGCCAGGAAGTATAATTGGTCAATTTATCTCGATTCCCTCTCCAGCTGCTAATGGAACTTCTGGATTTCATTTGTGAACTGTCCTAGGGAATCAGATGGACACCACTGAATAACAAAGCGAACAATTGATGGTATATTATTATTTCTAAATGTTGAGCTTCGATCGTTGAGACTTGAGTAAAATTATCGAATCAAATTTTATACTCATTTGATTCGTGGAATAGCTTCAATTTGTACCGACACACTTCGTTATTGACATATGTTCTTTAAATGAATGCTTATTGAATTAAAGTTTATGGTTGTTTGTTAATTTGTCACCACTTTACTAAGTTGTCTTCATGgatcttattatttatttattttcccaaTAATTTTCTTGTATAAGTTAACTCTTTTCTGTTTAAGGTTTTTTAGTCCTGTGAACCTTTTATTTATGTCTCTTGTTCTGTTATTACGCTTTGTCCATGGACTCCATACATTGTTGGAAATTACTAGCCTCTAGGCTGCTCATAATTGTAACTTTGGTTTCTTGATGTCTGCTTAAGAGATTGTGCAGTTTATtgcaatttaattttattaaatcttCTGGATCATGTTACCAAAGATCTCTAACCTGAAAATAAATCAGTGCAGTTTCTAACCACTGGACTTAAAATAATGGGCCAATTGAAAGTGTCCTATGCATCCCTTTGTCAGGCTGTTATTGATTATTGTTGTATCATTGGACTCAAAAAAGTTTTATCTAGTGATTGTGGCCTCTGGCTGCATACAAATCATCTTTTAATTAAAATGCTGTGTTCTTGAGATTGATTTACCTCATTATTGAAAGGTTTTGTTCGTTATATTTGGTTTCTGCTACTGATCTTTGTAGTAGTTAACTTCTCTGCAAGACACAAAGTTTAATGTGCATTCTCGTAATTATTGTAGCCTGAGCAATTAAATAAGATTTTTGAGCTTTGCGGAGCTCCAGATGAGGTCAACTGGCCTGGAGTCTCGAAGATTCCTTGGTATAACAATTTCAAGCCAACAAGACCGATGAAGAGGCGCCTAAGGGAGGTCTTCAGACAGTATGTAACTTTGAACATGTGTTCGTATATGATACAAAAATTAACACCATGTAGGCACACACCTGGTATGATGCCCTCCTTATCTATTATATTACTTGTTTTTTGTACAATAGCTTTGACCGTCACGCTTTGGAGTTACTAGAGAGGATGCTGACCCTTGATCCATCCCAGGTATCATTCTAGTAGATGTGCTTCCACAATTTCACAATTTAATGACACTAACTTGTACCATTTTGCTTCTTCTATTATTGtccttttaaaatcaaaatttctgtTTCAATCTGGCATTTCAATTGCAATTGAACGTCTTTATGTGATTATATTCTATTCTTTTTAGCCCTTAGAATCTAGAACTTGTAATCATTTGAATTTTGTTTTCCATGTTAATTGTGTTTTGACGGTGTATTTTCTTGAGAAGTTAACAATGTGCATGCTTAATTGATGACTTCTTTTTTCATTATACTGTTTTACTGTAACATTTTTCTATTAGGAGTTCATTACAATTTTGTGAATTCTGGATGATTAATCCAATTAATAAATTGTTTGTGAAAGAATGAGTTGCAATCAAACTTGTTGCCATTAATAACAATGGATGCCATCTGTGTTCACCCAAATTTTTTATTATGCCATTTTTTGCCTAACAGAGTTGCTTTGATCACTCATATACAGTTGCAAATATTGGTTTAGTACATTAATTTAGCTTGTGGATGAACTAATGATACTCAATCTTGTGACAATACTCCACTGAATGAATTTGCTATTATGTTTGCTTTGTCAGGAATGTTGCAACTTGCTTTATGGTTTAATGACAGGTGTATTCATATTATGATGGCTTCTTGTTTGGGGCTGTGTGAGCGCCCTTAGGTGCATGCAAAAGTTTGCAGTTGGTTGTTATGCTTAATTTTGTTGTGTTACTATGTCTCAGCTTTCATTTCATGGGCATGTACATGCATATGTTCCCCAGTATTCTTCTTGTAGGATTCAAGAAAGATGAATCCACTAATATTCTTTTGTATCCCTTTCTTCTTTCTAATTATAATGTAGAGAATATGTGCCAAGGATGCACTGGACGCTGAGTACTTCTGGACTGATCCGTTACCTTGCGATCCTAAGAGGTTTGAACATCTTTATCTCCCATTCTTTATGCTCTCAGCGTTCTCCTTTCAAATGATTAAAGACTCAATCTTCATCCATGCCATGAAAATAACTGGACCCATTTCCTTTTTGCATTGCCCAGCTTACCAAAATATGAAGCATCACACGAGTTTCAGACGAAGAAAAAACGTCAGCAGCAACGGCAACATGAAGAAACAGCAAAACGCCAGAAACTACAACATCCACAGCAGCATACCCGACTTCCACCCATTCAGCAATCTGGGCAAGCACATGGTCAGATGCGGTCAGGACCTAACCAGCCCATGCATGGCTCCCAACCACCAGTTGCTGCAGGACCAGGCCACCATTACGGGAAGCCTCGAGGACCATCTGGAGGGCCGAACAGATACCCACCGGGTGGAAACCCAAGCGGGGGATACAACCACCCTAACCGTGGAGGTCAAGGTGGTGGTGGAGGTTATGGTAGTGGCCCATATCCACAGCAAGGGCGTGGCCCACCCTATGGTTCCAGTAATATGCCTGGTCCAGGTCCCCGGGGTGGTGGCAGTGGTTACGGAGTAGGTGCACCAAATTATCCCCAAGGTGCACCATATGGTGGCTCCGGTGCTGGTCGGGGAGGCTCAAATATGATGGGTGGGAACCGTAATCAGCACAATCAGCAGTATGGCTGGCAGCAGTAATGGGTTGATGGTGGAAATTGGTTTTGTGCTTCCAAAGATGGCCTATATCTTGGATTGACaggagaaacaaaaataaaatataaagtaaaagaGATCATTTTTCTTTGCCTTTTGTATTGGAAaacattttccttttcttttttcccctttggttagtatatatatatatatagcagagcTGCCGACATTGATGAGATGGAGAAATGACAAGGACTTATGCCTTGCATGCTTCTCTAATGTAAAACCACGACTGTTATTCGGAGTAAAAGGTTGTGCGGTGGATTCGTAACTTCATATTGGTCGTTCTTCTCCAATCTGATGGACAACTAGCAAAACATTGTTTGTGGGTGACATGCTGAATATTTtccaaattactattatttttatttgccaGGATGTTTAATGCTCTTCTCcgtttcttatttttgtttttttttattttttattttgaggtGATTATGCCCTTGCAAAACACCCACCCATTGGCCCCCAAaacacgaaaaaaaaaaatattgactgGGCGTAAGTTCTTGGAAATAGTTCATTCATAAAggataaaatttcaaattttcaaaaactagGGTCTCTCGCTGCAATTGAAAATTGTCACAGGTAGGTTATTCTGGTATGGCGCTATTTCATTCTTTCTCCCAGCCTGTAAACGCAAGACTACATTTTCTTTTTATATGATGGGCAAGGAGTAGAAGCCCCATGACACAAAAATGAACACGATGGAATATAGCAGATGTTGATAATGATAATGAAAGGCAGGGCAGACGAAGAGACCACACCCTGCAACCACCAGCCAAACAGCCAGAGAAATCCCCCAATGCTGAGCAAATTTCAAAGCTAGGATGGGAAAACTATTTCCCATTAAACACTGGATGAGAAAAATCACTGAATCCCAATTAGCAAATGTTATGGTAGAGAGCAAATGATATACAATTAATCCGAAACTTCAACTGTGGACTTAATGGTACAAACGGTGTAGTCACCAGAAAACTACTGAAGCAAAAGGAAATTGCATCCATACACTTGGTGAAAGTGATTGAATCAGCAAGTCTGAAAGATAAAATCTGCACACTCTGCTTGTTGCCACTACATCCGAGAATAGAGGCGGGACTTCAAATTTCTGCTCTAGTCAAACCTATCAGGGAACCAGCTTTATGCCTGTCTGGCCGGCCATAATGAAATGGGCGATGATAAGGTGGAAAATGGAAATACAGGATCAGGGAAAAAGAAAGTTCGGTCATCATTTCACTACAATTGCCAGGCCTTCCAACTATGTGAAATGAAAGATCCGTTtccttttttccaaaaaaataaataaataaataaatatattgtaTTACAGCTAATggtatcaagaaaaatattaatttaccaCTAGCACAAGCCTAGCCATAAATCCAGCTGCAGTCATTGCAGAAGCCCGGGTCTTCCACATCAAAATACAACTCTCCACCTACCTTGGTTCTTTCTCTTACCTTCCAAAGATCAAAGCTCGGGGGACACACCATCTGCAATTGCAGTCATAGAGCCTTCCCGTGACCAACAATCCCAGGTTTTAGCTCTTTTACTACTTCCAGATAGGTATCAACTGAATTAGAAATAAATGGATTGAGTCCTCATTTGAGATAACTGAATTTTTTGGGCAGGCTCCTGCCATTTTTTTCAATCAGCGAAGagaaattataattaaaaaagcATCAAGGGATGCCACCCGAACACAAAGGAAAACAATGAGAGACAAAATTCCTTACTGAAAAATGTCAAGAAAATTGCAGACGACAAAGAGGTCCCTCCCATAATGCCAGCTAGAGATCATAGCAATCCACTGGTCTATGACAGACTAAATAGGAGAAATAGTTCCTTTGAAGGCTCTTCTGTTCCTTCCTCTCGACACCACCCAGAAAACAGCAAGGGGGATGAGGGAGAGAGATCTTCTTCCTTGCTTATTCCAGCGTCGAAGCCAAGAGGAAGGCCTGACTCTGAGTTTGCTCCAGAAATCATCTAGGGCAACCAGGAGCCACTCAGTTTCACCCACATCAAGAAAGATAGAGAACTGCCTATCTTGCGATTTTCAGCGACCCTGCATAGGTCAAGAGCAAGGTTGAAGGACTTCCTCTCAATGAAGATGGCCAGCCTGCCATTGCAATGCATGTTGCGGAGAGGAGCACACAGGAACTGAAATAGGCTACCAGACAAGAAGAGAGGTTTGAGGTTGAGAGAGAGAGGTTCATTGTAGAGGAAGGGATCGTGAGTCACTCAAGGGCTCGGATGAAAGGCTGCAAAGCTTCCAAGGATTGAAGGAAAGAGCTTCGAGGAGAAGGGAGGGGTTGCGAATGGCTCTATGGCTCTGACTAAACTCCTGCTTGAGGCTCAGAAGTAGTGCTTCAACGGGGCAAAGTCATGACGCTTTGAAGGACCACGAGGAGAGAGATATCAAGGGAAGTCAGCTGGGAGGCTTCCATGCTCTTTGACGAGAGAGAGTTCTGAGCTTCGAGGCTTCCATAGCATGCAACGACGATAGAAACAAGGGAAGGCAATTGTAAGAGGAATAATCAGTTTAGGCTCCTGCCATTAGAGAAACAAAGTAAATAGAAATATGATGCATGcatcaaattcataaaaaagaagagcaaaagacactcacctccctgaggtttcaaaaatgccacaaacctcccctccaaaaattagttttttttttgcaaaatacgAGGGGAGGTTTGTCTCTTTAACAAACCTTAGGGaattatctttttgtcaaacttcAGAGGAGGTTAATTTCTTTTGCCCTAAAAAGAATCAAAGGGAGGCAATCGTAAAAGAAGTAGTCAGTTTAGGCTTCTGCCATAAGAGAAACAAAGTAAATAGAAATATGATGCATGcatcaaattcataaaaagaatttgaAGAGATCTCATGCCAAGCTAGAAATAGAATTTTCATCAGCTTGTATCATCACAGAACTGAATTTTCAAGTAGGTTTCTACGTAAGAGAAACAAAGTTAAAGAAATATACTGCAAGCATCGagttcataatatatatatatatatatatatgaagaaatcTCATGCCTGGCTACAAACAGAATCTTCACCAGCTTGTATCATCTGGTATGGGAAACCACGTCATGTGCTGATGATACCACATACAATGACAAGATAATTGAATGACCaggataaaaaaaaatagagatgaaTGAAACGAGGGAGAGACAAACATCTCTCTGTTTTCCCTTTTACTTGCCTAAAAAAAATAGCTGAAACCACTCACAGAACCACCTTCATTCACATCAACACCTACTGAGAAAATGTATTTTCTTTTTATGAGATCCACCTTTGAGAATCATTTCAGCAACAATAACTGAATCAGTTAATTATGGTCATGGTCTTAAATATATttctataataatatataatattgaaTCAAATGCTTCATGCAacataaatgaatgaataaaatGCCTGAATTTGACCAAGGAGGTAGCATCCCTAACTCATGCAGATTTTATGCAGAGCAGTTATtaattattacttattttttgGTAGCAAATTATCATCACTTTTTACACATAATATaagtgaatattttttttttggcgaAAGTGGGGTGGGGATTGAACATTGTTACAAAATATCCATACTTGTCCAGCTACATCAGCATTTTTTCTACAAAAAAGATAGATTGATGAATGCAACAGTACCATAGAAAAGATAACGGATAGAACAACAATCCTCTTTTTTACAGCATGGAGGATAATGAATTCAACGGACATGTAAAATCAACTGCTTAGAACAAGGAAGATGAGAAGGAATAGTATTTGTGCTCTGCAtaaaggaaaaacatgaaaatattcaTATACCCTCCGCAAGCATTTAttaagagagaaaaaagagatTACAACCTAAACAAGGACAAACAATCCTTCAGAAAAAAGAAAACAGAGGAACAAAACCTAACATTTCAAATAAGAAACCCCCTCTTTAAAGCCTTCGCATCATATTTCACTGAGCACTTAAAATTCGCTAATTCACATAATCCCATCTTCAACTTCCTTTTACCCCCATCCAATCGAACTCCATTACCTCCAGGACTAGATAGGCACAAACTCATCTCCAACAATTATtgagcttctaaatccttccCATTAATTTCATCAACAGGAGTGGGCAAAATTCCACCTTTAGACTGCTGCTCCTACCCGTTCCATCTTCCTCAAATATCAAAATACCCCGTAAACCTTCCATTGGAGATGGTGGCATGTACGATATCCCCGAGTAATCAGATGATTCATATTCATAgccacatttttcccaaatctcattcaAAAGCAAACTGCCATCATCCGCAAACTCACAGATATCATCACTATCATATACTATACATCACCCTGTTTTTCCTTCCCCTTACCCTTCCTACACCTTACACTTGTATCACCCTTTTCAATCTTCAGAGATTCCACAACACAGAATACCATCagcatttttttaaaacttttttttgtTGTCACCTGTTTGTCCACCTGGCATGTATAAACCCTTGGATACCTCCTTCCCTTACCAGTAGACTTGTCCCCCACATTGTCATCCTGATCAAGCTCTTGCCCTGATGGCAGCCCTCTCAAACAAAATTGCACAGGAGCATTAACAAAAATCCCAAAACCAATTGAATTGTTCCCATCCCTCGTTGGCATTCACCCGACAAGATTCGCTGCCATCCATCCTGTGCTCCAAAGTGGAATGGTCATTTTCCCTTTGATGCAATATGGATGTGGTGTCAACCCTCTTCTGCTAAATGGAAAAGCCAGCAGTTCCTCGTACTCCAAATGATAATCAACTGTAACAGGGTCATGCAAGCCCTTTCTGAAATTTGTATTGGGTTGATTACCTTGATTATGTGGGTTAGAAGTTTGGGAAAATGAGGCCCATTTAACTCTAACCTTCTTCAGGCCCAAACTAAATCACTCTTCTTTCACCTCAAGATTAATTCTGTTTCCAACCACTGAGCGTTGGGCTTCTCAACCTTCTGACAGGGCTGAAATTTGGGTATGTACCATGCTTGACCAAGAAACCAACTTACCCAACAATTGGTCAAAATCTAACACAACAGTGAGCGCCCCAGGCCCAATCCACTTGATTGTCAACCCCTGATAGCCTCTTGGAAAACACCCTAGCTGTCTCTGCTATGAGCCGCTTACCTTCCTCTGCAATTCATCATTCTGACTGCCTCAGGCCATCTTTGATTATCTTCCACCGCAAAATCTCACCACAATTTGGAGACATATGATCCTTGTCCTGCAACAAAACTTCTTTCCGTGACCAAGATTTTTGTTGCCATGTAGGAAATCCTTACATGACCTGTTTCCATTGTACCAGTGCTATTCACTGAACAAGGCAATTCCTTACCTAATCCTCCACCAACAGTAGAAACTCTCTCAAAACTCCTCCAGCCATTATCACGAACACCTCCCGGGGTGAACACACAAAACCTTTTCTGATTCAACTGATCTCTTTCTCTtgaacaaaagaaataaaaatcacCCTTCCTGTTCTCTCTAGACAGGGATCAAAGGATCTTCCTTTGCCATGATTGATCAAAGAGCagaaaaaaaatgagagagagagagagagagagagagagagagcatgttAAAGCAAGGTGTTCTGTGGCCTTATTGTATCTAATGGTCCTAGTGCAGATACTATATCTGCAAATTCGTTAATGGCACAAGCAAACTTATTAAAACTTATAAATTAAGATGTTTCAACTTCCAAATCTTAAATGATTTATACCAAATTTTAAATTAAGCTACATACCATATACTCGAGATGTTGAACTTTACATTGCTTCTTTAGACACTAAAGCGAGAAAAGCCTCGTAGCTGTCACTATTCACTATTTCATTAATAATAAATCAAATCTGAagtaagaaaaatcaaaataatgaaACATAAATGATGGAACATATTTATATCTCATATTTCATGGCATGATCAAATTAAAGCATAAACATCTAATAAAAGGATATACAGCATGGAGCAAAGACGAGTCtacctgcttttttttttttttttggaattgaaAGATGTCTGTATATTACATAATATCTAAGTGGTAGATggaaaaatttctaaaatatgatttttagccTCCTACTTGATATATGGTTTGTTTATCTTAAATTAATTTGATTTTACTCCCTGATAGTTCAATAGtgaatttgatgaatatagtTTATAAATCCTATTTTAAGTTTTAAAAGCTTGAAATGTTTTCAGAAAGCACAAAATTAGAGTAAAATTTATTAAAGCAATTCACAGTCAGCCTAGGGGAAAAATGGCCTGCAGTGGACCTTAATGGTGTGCAATGGACCATAATGACCATTACAACACTCTAGCAGGCTGTATTGAATGAACAGATGTTAATCAGGTCATTTATGAGATATCATCCATGAATGTTTCGGAAAGCACCTCTAATTAGGTATTCCACACACTTATATGATGGCAGAGGCACAACATTACAAATATATAATTAATGAGGAAACAAACTATAGCTAA
This region includes:
- the LOC131148575 gene encoding cyclin-dependent kinase C-2-like isoform X1, whose amino-acid sequence is MAIAGPGQLNLNESPSWGSRSVDCFEKLEQIGEGTYGQVYMAREIRTGEIVALKKIRMDNEREGFPITAIREIKILKKLHHENVIKLKEIVTSPGPEKDEQGRQDGNKYKGGIYMVFEYMDHDLTGLADRPGMRFSVPQIKCYMRQLLTGLHYCHVNQVLHRDIKGSNLLIDNEGTLKLADFGLARSFSNDHNGNLTNRVITLWYRPPELLLGATKYGPAVDMWSVGCIFAELLHGKPIFPGKDEPEQLNKIFELCGAPDEVNWPGVSKIPWYNNFKPTRPMKRRLREVFRHFDRHALELLERMLTLDPSQRICAKDALDAEYFWTDPLPCDPKSLPKYEASHEFQTKKKRQQQRQHEETAKRQKLQHPQQHTRLPPIQQSGQAHGQMRSGPNQPMHGSQPPVAAGPGHHYGKPRGPSGGPNRYPPGGNPSGGYNHPNRGGQGGGGGYGSGPYPQQGRGPPYGSSNMPGPGPRGGGSGYGVGAPNYPQGAPYGGSGAGRGGSNMMGGNRNQHNQQYGWQQ
- the LOC131148575 gene encoding cyclin-dependent kinase C-2-like isoform X2, with amino-acid sequence MGKEFIFLLCCCTGSQVYMAREIRTGEIVALKKIRMDNEREGFPITAIREIKILKKLHHENVIKLKEIVTSPGPEKDEQGRQDGNKYKGGIYMVFEYMDHDLTGLADRPGMRFSVPQIKCYMRQLLTGLHYCHVNQVLHRDIKGSNLLIDNEGTLKLADFGLARSFSNDHNGNLTNRVITLWYRPPELLLGATKYGPAVDMWSVGCIFAELLHGKPIFPGKDEPEQLNKIFELCGAPDEVNWPGVSKIPWYNNFKPTRPMKRRLREVFRHFDRHALELLERMLTLDPSQRICAKDALDAEYFWTDPLPCDPKSLPKYEASHEFQTKKKRQQQRQHEETAKRQKLQHPQQHTRLPPIQQSGQAHGQMRSGPNQPMHGSQPPVAAGPGHHYGKPRGPSGGPNRYPPGGNPSGGYNHPNRGGQGGGGGYGSGPYPQQGRGPPYGSSNMPGPGPRGGGSGYGVGAPNYPQGAPYGGSGAGRGGSNMMGGNRNQHNQQYGWQQ